The genome window GCTGAGGTGGAATACCTCGCCACGGGAGTAGGTAGTGGCAGTAGCGCGGCCGCGGTTGAGATGGTGCACTCCGTGCTGCAAGGCGCGGTGGAAGCACGAAATTTACCGTTTCAGCGCACTTTTCTGCGGAATGCGACGGGCGAAGTGGAATACATCAATCAGCCATTTCCGGATGTACCCCACCCTGAGGTAGGCACGCCCGACTATTCCGATTTACCACTCACGGAGTATCTCTCCGTAATCGAGGTGCTCAATCCCATGCACCGGCTCTGGAGCGACGGACGCTGGAACAAGCTGACGGTGGCTCACGGCTGCTACTGGAAGCGCTGCTCTTTCTGCGACGTAACCTTGGACTACATCTCGCGCTACGAAACCGCCCCGAGCGCCCTACTCGTGGACCGAATCGAGCAGATCATTGCCCAGACTGGCCAAACCGGCTTCCATTTTGTGGACGAGGCGGCCCCGCCCCTGGCCCTGCGCGACTTGGCCATTGAGCTACTCAAGCGGCGCGTAAGCATTACGTGGTGGGGCAACATTCGCTTCGAAAAGACCTTTACCCCCGACCTGTGTCGCCTCCTGGCCGCCAGCGGCTGCATTGCCGTAAGCGGGGGCCTGGAAGTAGCGTCGGACCGGCTGCTAGCCCTCATGGAAAAAGGCGTGACCATTGCCCAAGTTGCTCGGGTTACAGATGGCTTTACCCAGGCCGGCATCATGGTGCATGCCTACCTCATGTACGGCTTCCCTACCCAGACAGCCCAAGAAACGGTTGACTCCCTAGAAGTAGTGCGGCAGCTGTTTCAGGCAGGCATCGTGCAGAGTGGCTACTGGCACCGCTTTTCCATGACGGCTCACTCGCCCGTGGGTAAAAACCCGGCGAAGTATAAGGTAGCAGCTATTGGGCCGGAGCAAGGTGCCTTTGCCTGGAACGACCTGTGGCACGAAGACCCCACCGGCACCGACCACGAGGCCTTCGGGCCGGGCCTGGCCAAGGCCTTGTACAACTACCTGCACGGGGTAGCCCTGACCGAGCCGCTTAGCTTCTGGTTTGACTTCCGGACGCCGAAGCCCACCGTGCCGCGCCACCTGATTCAGCAGGCCCTGCAGGAGCCCGCCAAACCCGACGACGCCCGGCCCAACAACCGCCTATTTTGGCTAGGCAATGCGCCGGAGCTGCGGTATGAGCCGGCCAAAAAAGGACAGCGGGCCATTCTAACTTTCTACGAGCAGGCCGAGGATTTTGAGGTGACCGTACCGGCAGTTCTGGGCCCTTGGTTACTCGAGCTGCTCACTACCCTGGCTACCGACTACGATACCAAGATTCTACTGAAAGACGCGGCTACCTCCTACCCCACCGCAACCAGCCAACCTTGGGAGCAGTTTCTGTTGTCACCGGGCTGGCAGCTGCTGCGCGAAAAGGGGTTATTGGTACTGTAATACGGTGCCTCCAAGCTCGCCGGCGGCAACTAAGCGAGCAGCCTTTTGCAGGCCTTAATTGAGGCTTAGCCGTGCTTATTCTTACCTAGCGCAGCCTAACTACCGCATAAGTAGAGTCATTTCGTTCGACACCGAGCCCCGAGGATTCTACTTGTCAAAACTACTTCGTGACTTCACGCAGCCATTCAGTGAGGCCTTCCCAGTAACCGGCCGCTGGCTTGGGCCACTGCCACTGACCATCGGCGCTTAAGCGGCCGGGCTGAACAAAGTCGGCGGCGGCTTGCGGATACGTGCGAATCTGCGTCCCGCGACGATTTTCAAGTACGAGGCGCAAGCGTCGGGCACTTTCGCGCACGTTCACGCTTGTATCGAGGCCGGCGTACAGCGCCAGCACCGGAATGCGCTGCTGGCTGAGCGGTTGGTAGTGGCTGGCTTCGTCACGGGTAGCGGCCGCCACCGATTCCAAGACAACAAAAGCAGCGGCCGGCCGGGCGCGGGCGGCGGCCCCGGCTACCTGCGGCCCCACGGAGCCGCGGCCCCAGCACCCTACCCGCCCGGAATCAACCGCAGCCTGGTGGCGCAACGTGCTTAAAGCCGCCGCCGTGGCATAATACGCGCTGGAGTCTGCGGCATCAGTCGGGGCCGGAGCGGTTACGACCAGGGTAACGAAGCCGCGGCGGGCCAGGTAAGCTGCTCGGGTTTGGGCAGCGGCCTGCGTGCGGGGTACGGCCAGCAGTGCTACGGCAGGATGTAGCCGCAGGGTATCGTCGGGGAGGAGGAGGCGCGCAGCCTGGGCGCGGCCGGCGTAATGAACAGTCAGGCCCTGCTCCCGGAAGCCCCGCGGGGCCGCCTCGCCCCGGCGCACCCAGACAAAATCAGCCCGCACACTGTCTATAGTCAACAAACCGCGCAGAAAGTCGCCTTCTCGCACGGCCTGAATACTTATGCCGCCTGCTTGCCCGGCTTGTTGCTCCAGCCGCAACTGCGGCTCCTGGTACGCCAGACGGCCAGCTTCAAACTCCAGCCCCGGCAGCTGCGGAAAGCTTACATCGGCCTGGAGCTTACCCGGAGCAACTTCGCGCAAATCTAGGCTTACCCGCAACTCGCTGCCCTGGTAGCTAACCGGACCCTCGTAGTGGCCACTGGGCAGCGACACTTGGGCTTGTTCGTTTCCGCCCGCATCACTGGAACACGCGGCCAGCAGCAGCGGAAGGCTCCACACCACACCAGAGGCAAGAGAACAAACAGGCCGTAGTAGTTTCAACGGAAGCAGGCTAGGTAGACGACAAGCTAAAGGTACGCGGACATGGCTAGAAGATAGGCGGGACAACTCTTCTCTACCTTGAACCCCACGCAAGAGCGAATACAGGCACTGTTTACTGTAATCCTTTACGCAGAATCAGGTCGGTCTGCTCGTCAGAGCCTACCGTAAACAGGTGAGTGCCAATCTGTCGGAATCCGAAGCGGCGGTAGAACTCCAGGGCCCGGGTATTTTTCTCCCAAACCCCCAGCACAACGGCCCGGCTTCCTTGCTGACGAGCCTCCTCAATAGCGCGGCGCATAAGGGCCGCGCCCAGCCCCGTACCAATCCAATCCTCGCTCACGTACAACCGCTCAACTTCCAGCCGGTCTTCGGGTGTTTTCTCAGGGTCGAGGCCCAGGGTTGAGTGAAGCTTCAGCTTCGCGTAGCCTACGACTTCCTGCACCAGCTGAGCCAACAGAAAAACGGTATCAGGGTCCTGTAGCTCACGTAATTGCTGCTCCGGGCCGAAGGTAGCGGCCTCGTAAGCTGCCATATCCTCGGGGGTATTGTGGGCCACGTACGTTTCATGAAACAGGCGCTGGCCTAGCTCAGCTAATTGGGCAGCCGTAGCCGCATTGCGCTTAGCTACCAGAATACGGAGCGGAGAGGTCATAACAGGGAAACCAGGTCAAAGAAGAGCGGCAAAGGTAAGGCTCCTAATCCACGGTATCGTTGCCGCGCCGTTCGCGCCAGCCGTAGCGCAGCATCATTACAGCCGCTACCAGCATCGTCAGGCTTATCACAATCCGACCTGAACTCAGGACATCCGGGCCCAGCCGCTCATATTCGTAGTAGACCACCCCGAGCTGTAGGCCAACACCAAGTAGCAGCAAAAAGCCAGCAATCAAGAACAGCCAGCCAACTAGGCGGCGGGTAGTAGGCGGAAGAGGCCAGGACATAAGCAAGCAGCAGTTGAATCCGGCGCCTGGGCGCCGCTAATGAAAACAATACCAAATGGAGGGAGCTGAAGGATACGCAGGCAGTTGGAATTTGATTTTCCCCGCGTACTTTTGCTTTACCACGCGGGAGTAGCTCAGTTGGTAGAGCATCAGCTTCCCAAGCTGAGGGTCGCGAGTTCGAGCCTCGTTTCCCGCTCATTCAGAATCAGCCACTTGTCTTTCAAGGCAAGTGGCTTTTTTGTTGACGGTTTAAACGTTGGTTTAAACAGGTCGATAGCTACCTACGTCCTGCTTAGCTTTACAACTGACAAGCTCGGGCTTTAACACAGCGCCGGACTAAAATTCCTTTAAGCTTAACTTCGAATGCTTGGCCTCATAACTCGCACTATCCTTACTATCCTGTTCTCATTAGGCCTTTACCTATCCACGTTGGCTCAGGGCTCAATTACTAAGCTAGATGAAAAGAACGGTTTCAAAGACGCAAAGCTCGAAAGCGATGTCAGTTCATTCAGCCACTTAATTGACGAAGACTGCGGGAGTTCTGAAGCAGGTGTTAAATGCTATACCCGTACTACTGATGTATTAAAAGTCGGAACTGCTTCACTAGACAAGATTCAGTATACTTTCTACAAAAACGCTTTAGCAGTCATTATTGTAACTGTCAAGGGGCGCGAGAATATCATCAGCTTCTCAGAGACCCTACAAGCTGCCTATGGGGCTGGAAAGCGTCCCTATGAAGGAGTAAATGAAGTTGAGTGGAATGGAGAGCGGGTGAAAATGAGTGGAGAAGTTAAAAAGGAAGAAGGTTCTAAAGAGCT of Hymenobacter sublimis contains these proteins:
- a CDS encoding B12-binding domain-containing radical SAM protein, with protein sequence MSASLRILLITPPLTQLNTPYPATAYLKGFLGGRGYQVTQADLGLELVLKLFSKEGLGRVFAEIEAGAYSLTDNARRMLRLKQSYLSTIGPVIRFLQNKDNTLAPRICHSRFLPEASRFDNIADLETAFGTMGLTDQARHLATLYLEDLGDLIKETVGPQFGFSRYAEKLAMSATSFDGLHEALQAAPNLLDQMLVELLDELVARVQPNVVGFTVPFPGNLYGALRLAGRVKQISPATKTLMGGGYPNTELRNLREPRFFDYIDFLTLDDGEGPWLRLLEWLGKGNRAAEFVEHQAEAEVEYLATGVGSGSSAAAVEMVHSVLQGAVEARNLPFQRTFLRNATGEVEYINQPFPDVPHPEVGTPDYSDLPLTEYLSVIEVLNPMHRLWSDGRWNKLTVAHGCYWKRCSFCDVTLDYISRYETAPSALLVDRIEQIIAQTGQTGFHFVDEAAPPLALRDLAIELLKRRVSITWWGNIRFEKTFTPDLCRLLAASGCIAVSGGLEVASDRLLALMEKGVTIAQVARVTDGFTQAGIMVHAYLMYGFPTQTAQETVDSLEVVRQLFQAGIVQSGYWHRFSMTAHSPVGKNPAKYKVAAIGPEQGAFAWNDLWHEDPTGTDHEAFGPGLAKALYNYLHGVALTEPLSFWFDFRTPKPTVPRHLIQQALQEPAKPDDARPNNRLFWLGNAPELRYEPAKKGQRAILTFYEQAEDFEVTVPAVLGPWLLELLTTLATDYDTKILLKDAATSYPTATSQPWEQFLLSPGWQLLREKGLLVL
- a CDS encoding GNAT family N-acetyltransferase codes for the protein MTSPLRILVAKRNAATAAQLAELGQRLFHETYVAHNTPEDMAAYEAATFGPEQQLRELQDPDTVFLLAQLVQEVVGYAKLKLHSTLGLDPEKTPEDRLEVERLYVSEDWIGTGLGAALMRRAIEEARQQGSRAVVLGVWEKNTRALEFYRRFGFRQIGTHLFTVGSDEQTDLILRKGLQ